Genomic DNA from Raphanus sativus cultivar WK10039 unplaced genomic scaffold, ASM80110v3 Scaffold0427, whole genome shotgun sequence:
ACTGAAGTAACTATCCATTTGTTCCTCTTCATTCTTCTTGACATGGCCGTCAACACCACCTTCTTGTCAATGGCCTCATCTAAATGCGGAAGTTAGGCTCATATACACATGGATTTCAGTAAATAGTCTTGACCTTTATACTTATAGTACTATATCGGGAATATCTGAGCGATCAAAGAATGTATATGGTAATGGAACTAATTAACTCTCTGTGTGTTCTGTGGCTCCTTAGGTGTTCACAAAGAGAGACAAGGAATATCAAAACAATCCAAGAATGGCTCTGTATACCAAGATCTCTAGCCTCACTAGTCCTCTTTTCTCTTCGACTTCAACTGAGGTTTAATTTCTTCTATAAACaagcttttatttattatacGCACATGTGCGCATATATACTTCACTTATACCTCAAAACATTAGAGACATAGAGAAATCCGATATCATTTTGTTTGTATAATGTATTAGTCGTTTACGAACCAGTCATGGGATCTCTTCGTTACAGTATCATAAACGAGCGGTATATTCTTGTGTTCAGCATTAAAGCGGGTAATCAATATGTTTAATACCGCATTGACTAACGACAGTACTAATGTTACACTCTGTTTCTAAACCTAGTAATCACGACGTAAAACAAGCAATAATTATGCTTTCACTTTAACAAAACGATGATTACTTGTGTCCTAATCATGTCTCTTAGCAGGTTAATACAAACATAATTTGGCAAACATAATTTGGATGGGAATTTACTAAGGGTCAAACcctaaataattttatcttatctgagaaatataaaacatatataaagaaaacagaTGCAGAGAGAATGTGTTTTCATAGAAATAGGTCTCCAGAGATTATCtgatttttgatcaaaaaaagatTATCTGATTATGTAATGTTACACCATCTTTATCCGCTCTTGTCCAAATCAAATATTGGTAAATGGAATGATGGGTCATCTGATATTGGTTAGCGCGATTGGACCTTGATCTTTgagttttaatattaattttaattttcgtaatcagttttttttgttcctGAACTGTGCCAGAGGAGGCGTCTAATTTAtgaatttcatttaaaaaacactaaagaaaatacaaaacaacaaTTGTAATTGAGCAATTCtcctaaataaatatttttttcaaatttttatcataaaatttttttaagaaagaaaataatcaaaatgtttcatttaataaataaaagaccTTTATGCcgtacatatataaataaaaaagtaaaaaatatatatgttttaatagtttcgaattatatttttcagattcaaaacttttttattaattttttttcttgaagttttttttgatttttttactctttaaaaaaaaaagatcttttgaaattcgaaaacaCATTTTGaatctatttaaaatatatttttaattttttaatattaatatttcattatataaaattttagaccACATTTCTAAAATTCTACTTGTTAACTCCAAACTCAAAgatttaaattagttaaatcaaatgtatatttaactatttaataaaatattctggtCGATCTTTATAAGttatatttgtaacaaaaaaacttTTGGAGTTATCCtatgtatttttcataataatttttaattgagTTAGCTATAGGTTTAGGGTCCACGTCAAACATATTTCCCCGATGACATCACAACATCCcataattctattttatttggtAAAAAGTTTGGGGTGCAGTTATTTAGTAAAGTTTTGAGATAATAGACAACAAAATACTTTGAGATAACAAAGATTTTGACTGGTAAACCTGTTTAGAGTAAAAAAGATCACACTATTATAATCATCCTATTTTAAATTAagtgctttatttattttagcaaaaaTCTTGACATAAAAAGGTGAAAATATACCACAgcttaaataaatttatataatttttactttttattttaaattttcattagtTTACCAAACAAACCCAAATTTTGtacaaaattgtttattttatttcttagtcACCTACCAGATAATTTATACGAaagagaaataataataattaatctaatctattaaaacagagtcctatttttatctacttataaatgttgtcatttaaattttggatttattcatattttactaGAAATAGATATTAATAAGATTTTTTGAAATCCCTTTAATTTACTttcaatatttcaaattttccaCTCCTATTTTTATGGCTAACAACATTAATTAGTTTCATTCTAATTACTATACATTCGTAAAACTTTTACCATTTATATTCATTTGAAACTATCtacattttattgtatttttttttcttatttattcttGCATTTAGATTTTCAAACTCTAAAAAACTGATGTATTTAGTTGTGGTGCgttagaaatatacaaaaacatttctccattttaactatatatgaatttatgattggtaagttatatttatacaactatacgaattttataatataaataacctttaatatttttcatagcTATagtgatatataaatatataagtactATAATAAgtgattttaattaaacatattttactcAGATGTGGgctaaaatattctaaaatggTTAGTtatactataaaaatatatattttttcagtatagctaaatttattttaaaatgtattgtatacaataacaattaataactaagtaaaatatataaaatagatcactatatattattaatgttCAATAAGAAATCTAAACAATATGATTATAAGTTACACAGcataaaatactaaaatctaaatcatatatttaaaacgtttatgataatatcaaagttgtatatttataaaagaaaaaatatccgcacggacgtgcgggtTCAAATTCTAGTTAATTGATTATAGGTAGCTATTTGGATTAGAAGTGGAGCAAATTTAGGCCAAAACAATGGATTTGTAGGGAACTTTTAGCTTTGACCAAATCTCTTTGGTCCCAGTCATAATCTTTAGTGTTCCATTACACAAAAGAAACTCTCTGAATCTGACCATATATACTAAAAAGTTCCCATTAAAAATCCATTGATTCTCTATCTTTCTTTAAGCGTTACTTCATTATTACCGTAACCAACAAAACTTGCAAAACTTGATATACTGAAATTTCCATTAACTTGAAGAAAATACAGGGGTGGAATAATACCATTGAACATAGATATCGATTGAAATGAAGTTTTGATACCATTGTTCATCGTTATTAGGTCTTTGAAGATAAATGAGATAAAATTTGTGGAAATTTGTGGGACCTATATAATTGTGAGATGGGTTTTGGTCACCATCAAAATGAAAGAAGCCAAAGGCTCTTTAAACTAGTTGATTTCATGTAATACTACTATTGCATAGTTcagttacaaagaaaataatactATTGCATAGTTGTCAAAATAAACAATGAATATGAAGATTCATTAATCTAACATCTGATAATGTTtccaattatcttttttttcgctttcttaaaaaaatggtcgatttaatttttgttgctACAATTTGTTTATATTATCTAGCTGTAATTTTGCATGGACCTCGAAAGACatgtaaattgtttttatataaaaccatTTTCGGAAAAATATGTATTGTGTATTtgtgaaagagtccaaaatgtCTTATTAATGAAGTACTGTACCAAGAAAATAGTACCaagaataaataattaaatagaatGGTCCCCGTAACTCGATTTTAATGAGCGTATTGGTcaatttttgtaagaaaaaatgtGTGCAACTTCGGGTTTACGAAACTATAGGCCTATCTAATCATTTACGCCGTTGAAAAAACATATCAATTTCTAATTATAATCGGGTAAGAATTACACAAACcaactttgtttatttttttcttcttcaaattcCGCtacatataattatgtttttgagtGAGAGTGATATACAGTGTATACTACACCCCAATCGATAACCCTGACCTGACCTGTACAAAATCTTTACCAAAAGAAGTTCTATCCAAAACTAATTCATTATAAAACATACAATTCAAACACATACTAgtatgttaaaatattattttttctttgtaaccaAAAAGTCCTAATTTTTAACTGTTGGctcttttcataaattttagtttttttgtttaaaacaatTTGAGTGTATTTATGACATCACAATAGcatcatttctttctttctttttatgagGCAGggcaaaaataaaaacagaggaagacaCTTTGACCTTTCCCTGAGCATAAACCAGACAAACCCTTTCTGTCTATCTGATAATAAACCACACTTTTCTTCTCaccttctcctctctctcttttgcttTTCCTGAAaggtctctctctttttttctttcctcaTCAATGGAAGAAAAAACCAAGAATCATCACACTAACAAACACATCCGCAACTCCAAATCAAGAACTCCTCTTCTCCACAAGCCTCCTCCTTTTCACCATGCTCACACAAACCCTCttctttttccttcttctcCCCACCATAGTCTGAATCTTCTCTCCACCGGCATCCATTCTAGCTACTATTACTACTACTGCTTCTACTCTCAGTTCCACAACACTCTTCCTCCTCTCCCttttcatcctcctcctcctccgttgcttcctcttcctcctcctgaCCAAAGATTCTTCAACTCAATGTCCAAACCGCTCTCTCTTTCTCCAGGTGAGAGCAGAGACAATCTTTCTCTCTTCTTAGCTACTTTCTTGCATGTTTTTTGTTCTCTTGTCTGAAAGGGTTTTCTCCAAGAACTATGTCCagattattattaattattattttatttttttaattggacGAGGTTTTCAAGGCTATAACTCTCTTTCCCACACTATTGATTAAATGTCAATATGGTCCTCCTCTCTTTTGTACTACAATAATAATACTCACTTTTTTCTTGAATGTTCTTTTGCGTGTTAATGTCTGAAAACTTTTCCCTAGAAAGAAACTCTCTATCTGTTTTAATACTGTTCTGATTTAGTTGCATCttttgtgaaagaaaaaaaacgaaaattaaagttttatttgaCTTTGACTCACATTCTTCCCCATATCTCTAATAACAGTTGTGGAGAGAAAGCAGAAGAAGCAAGTTTCTGAACATAAAGCCAACAGTCTAAACATCAAAGCGGGTGGATCCACAGAAGCAGCATTAGTGGTTGCTAAAAGACCTGACTCTGGTGGTCAAGATGGCTCTGTCATCTACCTTCTCGCCAACCATTTCCTTGTCAAAGTTGATCCTTCACAGAAGATATACCATTACAACGTTGACATCTCTCCACACCCTTCAAAAGAAGTAGCTCGGATGATCAAACAGAAGCTCGTGGAGACAGCAGGGGATAGCTTCTCCGGTTCCGTTCCAGCTTTTGACGGTAGGCAGAACATTTACAGCCCTGTGGAGTTTCAAGAAGACAGGCTTGAGTTCTTTGTTAACCTCCCTATCCAATCATGCAATGCTTTGAAGAAGAGCGGTGGTGACTTGCGTGAGAAGCAACCTCAGAAGAAGGTTGATAAACTGTTTAGGGTTAGCATGAGGCTTGTGTCCAAGTTTGATgggaagaaacagaggaaggaaGGTGAAACTTGGGATCCTCTGCCTCAAGAATACATTCATGCTCTTGATGTGATCTTGAGAGAGAATCCAACTGAGAAATGTACATCTATTGGAAGATCTTTTTACTCTACCTCTATGGGTGGGTCCAAGGAGATTGGAGGAGGAGCTGTTGGACTCAGAGGGTTTTTCCAGAGTCTTAGACAGACTCAGCAAGGTTTAGCCCTCAACATAGACCTCTCAATAGCAGCATTCCATGAAAGCATTGGAGTAATAGCTTACTTGCAGAAGAGGCTAGAGTTTCTCAAGGATCTCTCTAGGAACAAAGGCAGAGAACTTAGCTTGGAAGAAAGGAGGGAAGTGGAGAAAGCACTTAAGAACATAAGAGTCTTTGTTTGCCATAGAGAGACTGTTCAAAGGTACCGCGTTTTCGGGTTAACAGAGGAGATCACTGAGAGCTTATTGTTTCAGGATAGAGATGGGAAGCAGTTAAGGGTTATGAGTTACTTCAAAGATCATTATGGTTATGAGATCCAGTTCAAGAACTTGCCGTGTCTGCAGATTAGTAGGACAAGGCCTTGTTACCTTCCTATGGAACTATGCATGATATGTGAAGGCCAAAAGTTTCTTGGGAAGCTTTCAGATGATCAAACCGCAAAGATTATGAAAATGGGATGTCAAAGACCAAATGAAAGGAAAGATACTATTGATAAAGTCATGGCAGGACCGGTCGGTCCATCAAGGTAAACTCAATTAATCAAGTTTCTAATGGTTCTTTGTGTTCTAAACATTTAATCTTTTGCTTTCTCTGTTTAACAGTGGGGACCAAACAAGAGAGTTCAACTTGGAGGTCTCTAGAGATATGACATTGCTGAAAGGAAGAGTACTTCAACCTCCAAAGCTTAAACTTGAGAGACCAAGGAGCCTTGTAGAAAGCAGAGCTTTTAAAGGAACTAGATGGGCTTTGATGAGTATTGGAGGCAGTTCAGATCAGAAATCTACCATTCCCAAGTTCATAAACGAGCTAACTCAGAAATGTGAGCATTTGGGAGTCTTCCTAAGCAAGAACACAATGAGCACAACCTTCTTTGAACCATCAAACATACTCAACAACATTTCTCTTCTGGAGTTGAAGCTGAAGGAGATTCAAAGAGCTGCATCAAACAATCTCCAGCTGATTATCTGTGTGATGGAGAGGAAACACAAAGGGTACGGAGATCTAAAGCGGATAGCAGAGACAAGAATAGGCGTTGTGACACAATGCTGCTTATACCCTAACATCACTAAGCTTAACTCTCAGTTTGTTTCAAACTTGGCTCTCAAGATAAACGCCAAGATCGGTGGAACCATGACCGAGCTCTATAACTCCATACCTTCTCACATCCCTAGATTGTTTAGACTCGATGAGCCGGTGATCTTCATGGGAGCTGATGTAACGCATCCTCATCCGTTTGATGATTGCAGCCCTTCTGTTGCAGCTGTGGTCGGGAGCATAAACTGGCCAGAAGCCAACCGGTACGTCTCGAGAATGAGGTCTCAGACACATAGGCAAGAGATCATTCAAGATCTTGACGTGATGGTCAAGGAACTTCTTGAAGATTTCCAAAAAGCCCTAAAGAAGCTTCCCAGTAGGATCATATTTTTCAGAGACGGTGTGAGCGAGACACAGTTCAAGAAAGTCCTCCAAGAAGAGCTTCAGTCGATAAAAACCGCTTGTTCTAAGTTCCAAGGTTACAATCCGACGATAACTTTCGCCGTGGTCCAAAAGAGACACCACACGAGGCTGTTCCGGTGCGATTCTGTCTGCCACGAGAACATCCCTCCTGGAACGGTGGTTGATACGGTGATAGCGCATCCGAAAGAGTTTGATTTCTATCTTTGTAGCCACTTGGGAGTGAAAGGCACGAGCAGGCCAACGCACTACCACATCCTTTGGGACGAAAACGAGTTTACTTCAGATGAGTTACAGAGACTTGTGTATAACTTGTGTTACACTTTCGTGAGGTGCACGAAACCTGTTTCTATCGTGCCACCGGCTTATTACGCTCACCTTGCTGCGTACAGAGGAAGGCTATACATCGAGAGATCATCTGAAACTAATGGAGGTTCCATCAATCCATCTTACGTCTCTCGAGTGGGTCCTCCCAAGACGATTCCATTACCTAAACTAAGTGATAATGTTAAGAATCTCATGTTTTACTGttgatttattataaaatgatattgGTTACATTTCAGTTCGTCACATGTTACCAATTATTGAACTTCGAAAAGCCAGTGTGTCCTACTTTTTTTACGTAACTCTTcctaaaaagaacaaaataaatttaaagttCTTTtcgctattttttttttgtttgcatgCTCGACGTTGATCATATAAGTTTCTACAATCACAACCAAAAAACTTTATGAATGTCAGCTTTTGTCTTTTTGGAACGTTTCAATAATTATCGAAATGGGAAATATCATCAACACCAAGACTTCAACCATATTAGTTTAGTCACATTCAATATCAAATCAAGaccaaaaaaatcaaccaaGCACTCGGAAAACTATAAGAATTGCAATCTGTAGGGACTCAAGACCAAATTATTGTCTTTTTCATTTAAGTTCAAGGCGTCATGATTTAAGAGAGACaatttttggttttggaattaaaattgaaaataccaaaattaaatgctctgaaataaataaagcttTGGGAGTTTGAAAAGGTGAAGGTCCCAAAAAAAAGGGAAAGGACAAAAGAGTAAGAGGTGAAAATGAATAGTTTGCAAGTTGGATGTAAGTGAAGTTAATGAATGGGCAGAGAGTAGCAGAGCTGAAGAAGTTATAACAAAAAAGGATACTATTAATTTTCCAAACAGTACCAGCAGAAAGGACCAGAGACAGAACACATGATTTTTATAACAATGAAAAAATTGAAGAGGGTGAGAACAAAAAGAGGAATAAAAGAGTCTGTGTTTATGAGTTGTCACAAAATATGCAAAGGGTAAAGAAATaaagaatatgaaaatataagttgttcaaaaaaaaaagaatatgaaaatataaacatctttttggttttcttttcctttcatcCTTTCTAGTTCTTGGGAACTTATAAATTTCAGACAAGTGAGAGAATTAGTACCAACCaatctctttttaattatatggtgatatatatatagctatatTGGAAGTTATAAGAACAAAAATAGAAGTTGAATGGTACTTGTTGTGTAAAATTGTACATTCAAATTAACTATTCCCTATGTTTTACAATATGTATCATTTAAGTTTTtaacacacaaattaaaaaattaatatttgttctATTTTACTCTTATtcaatatatcattttatttatattttgttaattaatgaattaaaaaatataaaatctgtaaaatttattcaatatatgtattgaaaatataaaacgatacttataattaaaaaaatttattaaactaaaacaacaaataatatgaaatggaAATAGTATTAAGTTTAAAAGTGCAGCCAAAAAGCTCTAACATAAGACCATTAACCCAATAAAAGTTACTTAAACTATTTTAGcataagttttttcttttgggctaaagttaacaaaaatcatattttaccAAACTGCAACACATCTTGAATAAACTGTCTATGTGTTGTCAAATCTTTGTTCTTGTCTATGATGCTATGCAGGTTAGTTATACACAATAAAAGCCGCTCTATGTTAACCACTATGTATGCATTTGAACTGTTAAAAACCAAGGCTATACAGATGGAAAAGAATATACGGTAGATTGCAAGTGGT
This window encodes:
- the LOC108833439 gene encoding protein argonaute 7, whose amino-acid sequence is MEEKTKNHHTNKHIRNSKSRTPLLHKPPPFHHAHTNPLLFPSSPHHSLNLLSTGIHSSYYYYYCFYSQFHNTLPPLPFHPPPPPLLPLPPPDQRFFNSMSKPLSLSPVVERKQKKQVSEHKANSLNIKAGGSTEAALVVAKRPDSGGQDGSVIYLLANHFLVKVDPSQKIYHYNVDISPHPSKEVARMIKQKLVETAGDSFSGSVPAFDGRQNIYSPVEFQEDRLEFFVNLPIQSCNALKKSGGDLREKQPQKKVDKLFRVSMRLVSKFDGKKQRKEGETWDPLPQEYIHALDVILRENPTEKCTSIGRSFYSTSMGGSKEIGGGAVGLRGFFQSLRQTQQGLALNIDLSIAAFHESIGVIAYLQKRLEFLKDLSRNKGRELSLEERREVEKALKNIRVFVCHRETVQRYRVFGLTEEITESLLFQDRDGKQLRVMSYFKDHYGYEIQFKNLPCLQISRTRPCYLPMELCMICEGQKFLGKLSDDQTAKIMKMGCQRPNERKDTIDKVMAGPVGPSSGDQTREFNLEVSRDMTLLKGRVLQPPKLKLERPRSLVESRAFKGTRWALMSIGGSSDQKSTIPKFINELTQKCEHLGVFLSKNTMSTTFFEPSNILNNISLLELKLKEIQRAASNNLQLIICVMERKHKGYGDLKRIAETRIGVVTQCCLYPNITKLNSQFVSNLALKINAKIGGTMTELYNSIPSHIPRLFRLDEPVIFMGADVTHPHPFDDCSPSVAAVVGSINWPEANRYVSRMRSQTHRQEIIQDLDVMVKELLEDFQKALKKLPSRIIFFRDGVSETQFKKVLQEELQSIKTACSKFQGYNPTITFAVVQKRHHTRLFRCDSVCHENIPPGTVVDTVIAHPKEFDFYLCSHLGVKGTSRPTHYHILWDENEFTSDELQRLVYNLCYTFVRCTKPVSIVPPAYYAHLAAYRGRLYIERSSETNGGSINPSYVSRVGPPKTIPLPKLSDNVKNLMFYC